The following proteins are encoded in a genomic region of Labilithrix sp.:
- a CDS encoding FAD-dependent oxidoreductase, which produces MPMGIAGFRFSDLFVPERLKDLYGAFCTELEQTAPEDAKLYASWRAGAFAKPEEISTAILAVAPHVSRFVGRLFGVEKEIAELASEVKDREPLWVFKADFAKKRVLKDSAGKAWKGTLAEAGAVATAAITAMFPQRPEAILRGTQSYPDEELAVAKAVIMLVQVDDTARKAAKAGGAAWTDELRERASIVRRALASSFSASRVSEEACAVAEEGAPTDAEQHKVVAFALDAIEAWLAHRRKDHHDHAFHWPSLRVAKTVDHQHLVELRRPEPKLQELFVGPDHERRERDGFPLTDRRGDPRQIEQEIDYCLYCHERDKDSCSKGLRDNKTNEIKKNPLGVALDGCPLDEKISEMHVVRRGGDALGALAIVAIDNPMCPGTGHRICNDCMKACVFQKQEPVNIPQIETRVLTEVLSLPWGLEIYGLLTRWNPLDVRRPYALPYNGKNVLVVGLGPAGYTLAHHLTREGFGVSAIDGLKIEPLPAELTGSWSGATWTPPLPIKDFGTLYEELDERVLLGFGGVSEYGITVRWDKNFLTLLYITLARKQLLRIYGGIRFGGTMTLDDAWSLGFDHVALAAGAGRPTIIDIKNNLAKGIRKASDFLMALQLTGAYKRSSIANLQIQLPAIVIGGGLTAIDTATELLAYYPIQVEKVAQRVHDLVATQGPEAVRAMFDEEEWAELEVQLQHAKELEEERALAAKEGRDPLLQPLLDKWGGVWLVYRRSVLESPAYRLNHEEVQKSLEEGVRYVENLSPTEAVLDPYGHVKAVKFRRAHAPVESDDGTLPEEVELPARTVCVAAGTSPNTMYEKEYEGTFALDAKKQYFQAFSATVEGDVATLAKVDGRSSSEAFFTSYAKDGRKLVSFYGDNHPFYAGSVVKAMASAKHGFLHVGRLFPEVEALANDTVGQPARNARLADFFASLDDALVARVVEVNRLTKTIVEVVVKAPMAARKFKPGQFYRLQNFESFAPVVAGTRLGMEGLALTGAWIDEEKGLLGTIVLEMGGSSRLCAALRPGEPIVLMGPTGTPTHVQKSETSLLLGGGLGNAVLFSIARAMKALGNEVLYFAGYKKGEDLFKQDDIEAYTDQVIWCTDTGAEIAPRRPQDRHFRGNIVQACVAYGKGELGERLVKLPKVNRIIAIGSDRMMAAVKEARHGVLQPFLDPLHVAIGSINSPMQCMMKEVCAQCLQKHTDPKTGKETLVFSCYNQDQELDAVDFKHLHDRLRANSMQEKVANAWLDRLLEKNPELLRI; this is translated from the coding sequence ATGCCGATGGGCATCGCGGGCTTCCGCTTCTCCGATCTCTTCGTCCCCGAGCGCCTCAAGGACCTCTACGGCGCCTTCTGCACCGAGCTCGAGCAGACCGCGCCCGAGGACGCGAAGCTCTACGCCTCGTGGCGCGCGGGCGCGTTCGCGAAGCCGGAGGAGATCTCGACCGCGATCCTCGCGGTGGCTCCGCACGTGAGCCGCTTCGTCGGCCGCCTCTTCGGCGTCGAGAAGGAGATCGCGGAGCTCGCGTCCGAGGTGAAGGACCGGGAGCCGCTCTGGGTCTTCAAGGCGGACTTCGCGAAGAAGCGCGTGCTGAAGGACAGCGCGGGCAAGGCCTGGAAGGGCACGCTCGCGGAGGCGGGCGCGGTCGCGACCGCGGCGATCACGGCGATGTTCCCGCAGCGGCCGGAGGCGATCCTCCGCGGCACGCAGAGCTACCCCGACGAGGAGCTCGCGGTCGCGAAGGCGGTCATCATGCTCGTCCAGGTCGACGACACCGCGCGCAAGGCGGCGAAGGCCGGCGGCGCGGCGTGGACGGACGAGCTCCGCGAGCGTGCCTCGATCGTGCGGAGGGCGCTCGCGAGCAGCTTCAGCGCGTCGCGCGTGAGCGAGGAGGCGTGCGCGGTGGCGGAGGAGGGCGCGCCGACCGACGCCGAGCAGCACAAGGTCGTCGCGTTCGCGCTCGACGCGATCGAGGCGTGGCTCGCGCATCGCCGCAAGGACCACCACGACCACGCGTTTCACTGGCCGTCGCTCCGCGTCGCGAAGACGGTCGATCACCAGCACCTCGTCGAGCTGCGGCGGCCGGAGCCGAAGCTGCAGGAGCTCTTCGTCGGCCCCGACCACGAGCGCCGCGAGCGCGACGGCTTCCCGCTCACCGATCGCCGCGGGGATCCGCGCCAGATCGAGCAGGAGATCGACTACTGCCTCTACTGCCACGAGCGCGACAAGGACTCGTGCAGCAAGGGCCTCCGCGACAACAAAACGAACGAGATCAAGAAGAACCCCCTCGGCGTCGCGCTCGACGGGTGTCCGCTCGACGAGAAGATCAGCGAGATGCACGTCGTCCGCCGCGGCGGCGACGCCCTCGGCGCGCTCGCGATCGTCGCGATCGACAACCCGATGTGCCCCGGCACTGGTCACCGCATCTGCAACGACTGCATGAAGGCCTGCGTCTTCCAGAAGCAGGAGCCGGTCAACATCCCGCAGATCGAGACGCGCGTGCTCACCGAGGTGCTCTCGCTCCCGTGGGGCCTCGAGATCTACGGCCTCCTCACGCGCTGGAACCCGCTCGACGTCCGGCGTCCGTACGCGCTCCCGTACAACGGCAAGAACGTCCTCGTGGTCGGGCTCGGCCCCGCCGGCTACACCCTCGCGCACCACCTCACGCGCGAGGGCTTCGGCGTCAGCGCGATCGACGGGCTCAAGATCGAGCCGCTCCCGGCCGAGCTCACCGGCTCGTGGAGCGGGGCGACGTGGACGCCGCCGCTGCCGATCAAGGACTTCGGCACTTTGTACGAAGAGCTCGACGAGCGCGTCTTGCTCGGATTCGGCGGAGTCAGCGAATACGGGATCACCGTCCGCTGGGACAAGAACTTCCTCACCCTCCTCTACATCACGCTCGCGCGGAAGCAGCTCCTCCGCATCTACGGCGGGATCCGCTTCGGCGGCACGATGACGCTCGACGACGCGTGGTCGCTCGGGTTCGACCACGTCGCCCTCGCGGCGGGCGCGGGCCGCCCCACCATCATCGACATCAAGAACAACCTGGCGAAGGGGATCCGCAAGGCCTCCGACTTCCTGATGGCGCTCCAGCTCACCGGCGCTTACAAGCGGAGCTCGATCGCGAACCTGCAGATCCAGCTCCCCGCGATCGTCATCGGCGGCGGCCTCACCGCGATCGACACCGCGACGGAGCTCCTCGCGTACTACCCGATCCAGGTCGAGAAGGTCGCCCAGCGCGTGCACGACCTCGTCGCGACCCAGGGGCCCGAGGCGGTGCGCGCGATGTTCGACGAGGAGGAGTGGGCCGAGCTCGAGGTCCAGCTCCAGCACGCGAAGGAGCTCGAGGAGGAGCGCGCCCTCGCGGCGAAGGAGGGACGTGACCCGCTCCTCCAGCCGCTGCTCGACAAATGGGGCGGGGTCTGGCTCGTCTACCGCCGCTCCGTCCTCGAGTCGCCGGCGTACCGCCTGAACCACGAGGAGGTGCAGAAGAGCCTCGAGGAGGGGGTGCGCTACGTCGAGAACCTCTCCCCGACGGAGGCGGTGCTCGACCCGTACGGCCACGTGAAGGCGGTGAAGTTCCGCCGCGCGCACGCGCCGGTCGAGAGCGACGACGGCACGCTCCCCGAAGAGGTGGAGCTCCCCGCGCGCACGGTCTGCGTCGCGGCCGGCACCTCGCCGAACACGATGTACGAGAAGGAGTACGAGGGCACGTTCGCGCTCGACGCGAAGAAGCAGTACTTCCAGGCCTTCTCCGCGACGGTCGAGGGTGACGTCGCGACGTTGGCGAAGGTCGACGGCCGCTCGTCGTCGGAGGCGTTCTTCACGAGCTACGCGAAGGACGGGCGGAAGCTCGTCTCGTTCTACGGCGACAACCACCCGTTCTACGCCGGCAGCGTCGTGAAGGCGATGGCGAGCGCGAAGCACGGCTTCCTCCACGTGGGGCGGCTCTTCCCGGAGGTGGAGGCGCTCGCGAACGACACGGTGGGGCAGCCCGCGCGCAACGCGCGGCTCGCCGACTTCTTCGCCTCGCTCGACGATGCGCTCGTCGCGCGCGTGGTCGAGGTGAACCGCCTCACGAAGACGATCGTCGAGGTGGTGGTGAAGGCGCCGATGGCGGCGCGGAAGTTCAAGCCGGGGCAGTTCTATCGCCTCCAGAACTTCGAGTCGTTCGCGCCCGTCGTCGCGGGCACGCGCCTCGGGATGGAGGGCCTCGCCCTCACCGGCGCGTGGATCGACGAAGAGAAAGGCCTCCTCGGCACGATCGTGCTCGAGATGGGCGGCAGCTCGCGCCTCTGCGCCGCGCTCCGCCCCGGCGAGCCGATCGTCCTGATGGGCCCGACCGGCACGCCGACGCACGTGCAGAAGAGCGAGACGAGCCTCCTCCTCGGCGGTGGCCTCGGCAACGCGGTCCTCTTCTCGATCGCGCGCGCGATGAAGGCGCTCGGCAACGAGGTGCTCTACTTCGCCGGCTACAAGAAGGGCGAGGACCTCTTCAAGCAGGACGACATCGAGGCGTACACGGACCAGGTCATCTGGTGCACGGACACGGGCGCGGAGATCGCGCCGCGGCGCCCGCAGGACCGGCACTTCCGCGGCAACATCGTCCAGGCGTGCGTGGCGTACGGCAAGGGCGAGCTCGGCGAGCGGCTCGTGAAGCTGCCGAAGGTGAACCGCATCATCGCGATCGGCTCCGACCGCATGATGGCGGCGGTGAAGGAGGCGCGCCACGGCGTCCTCCAGCCGTTCCTCGATCCGCTCCACGTCGCGATCGGCAGCATCAACTCGCCGATGCAGTGCATGATGAAGGAGGTCTGCGCGCAGTGCCTCCAGAAGCACACCGATCCGAAGACGGGGAAGGAGACGTTGGTCTTCTCCTGTTACAACCAGGACCAGGAGCTCGACGCGGTCGACTTCAAGCACCTCCACGACCGCCTGCGCGCCAACTCGATGCAGGAGAAGGTCGCGAACGCCTGGCTCGATCGGCTGCTCGAGAAGAACCCGGAGCTCCTCCGGATCTGA
- a CDS encoding AMP-binding protein, which yields MDAVQRAAKSTVASLFAARARVHPGRVALDDGTRALTYGEVLERSARLAGFLRGRGVQRGDRLAVLSENRLEYLEVHLAAARIGAITACQSWRLAPAELRHCLELVEPKVTFASPLHAEKLAADLVLGDAYEAALAAATPAPIDDAVDPEDPLIILYTSGTTGLPKGAVLSHRAEIVRNLTMRAELGLASDDDTVAWPPLYHMGATEWSLGTLMSGGAVYVLPGYDAARLADIVATKKLGWLLLMPGMIASFAEELRRRAIVPRGIKIAGVMADLVPPHELAEITTLLRAPYGNTFGATETGCPPCSSNLIPIGVVPERLSKEQSPYCEVRLVDADGDDVPDGTPGELWMRGPTLFSGYFRNPEANAASFAGGWFHMGDVFQRNADGTLDFVDRVKYLIKSGGENVYPAEIERVLLADPRVAEAAVVRRPDAKWGEVPVAFVARSDAALTAEELYARCRAELAGYKQPKDIVFIALEEFPRSASGKVQRHELEKLEKLEKREKRP from the coding sequence GTGGACGCCGTCCAGCGCGCAGCAAAGAGCACCGTCGCGAGCCTGTTCGCGGCGCGGGCGCGCGTGCATCCCGGGCGCGTCGCGCTCGACGACGGGACGCGGGCGCTGACCTACGGCGAGGTGCTGGAGCGGAGCGCGCGGCTCGCGGGCTTCCTCCGCGGCCGCGGCGTCCAGCGCGGCGATCGGCTCGCCGTGCTCTCCGAGAACCGCCTCGAGTACCTCGAGGTCCACCTCGCCGCCGCGCGCATCGGGGCGATCACGGCGTGCCAGAGCTGGCGCCTCGCGCCCGCCGAGCTCCGCCACTGCCTCGAGCTCGTGGAGCCCAAGGTCACGTTCGCGTCGCCGCTCCACGCAGAAAAGCTCGCCGCCGACCTCGTGCTCGGCGACGCCTACGAGGCCGCCCTCGCCGCCGCGACGCCGGCGCCGATCGACGACGCGGTCGATCCCGAGGACCCGCTGATCATCCTCTACACGAGCGGCACGACCGGGCTCCCGAAGGGCGCGGTCCTCAGCCATCGCGCCGAGATCGTGCGGAACCTCACCATGCGCGCGGAGCTCGGGCTCGCGAGCGACGACGACACCGTCGCGTGGCCGCCGCTCTATCACATGGGCGCGACGGAGTGGTCGCTCGGCACGCTCATGTCCGGCGGCGCCGTCTACGTCTTGCCCGGCTACGACGCGGCGAGGCTCGCGGACATCGTCGCGACGAAGAAGCTCGGCTGGCTGCTGCTCATGCCGGGGATGATCGCCTCGTTCGCGGAGGAGCTCCGCCGCCGCGCGATCGTGCCGCGCGGGATCAAGATCGCCGGCGTGATGGCGGACCTCGTGCCGCCGCACGAGCTCGCGGAGATCACGACGCTCCTCCGCGCGCCGTACGGCAACACCTTCGGCGCGACGGAGACCGGCTGCCCGCCGTGCTCCTCGAACCTGATCCCGATCGGCGTCGTGCCGGAGCGCCTCTCGAAGGAGCAGAGCCCATACTGCGAGGTCCGCCTCGTCGACGCGGACGGCGACGACGTGCCGGACGGGACGCCGGGGGAGCTGTGGATGCGCGGGCCGACGCTGTTCAGCGGGTACTTCCGGAACCCGGAGGCGAACGCGGCGTCGTTCGCGGGCGGCTGGTTCCACATGGGCGACGTGTTCCAGCGCAACGCGGACGGCACGCTCGACTTCGTCGATCGCGTGAAATACCTGATCAAGTCCGGCGGCGAGAACGTGTACCCCGCCGAGATCGAGCGCGTGCTGCTCGCCGATCCGCGCGTGGCGGAGGCCGCGGTCGTGCGCCGGCCCGACGCGAAGTGGGGCGAGGTGCCGGTCGCGTTCGTGGCGCGGAGCGACGCCGCGCTCACGGCGGAGGAGCTCTACGCGCGGTGCCGCGCGGAGCTTGCAGGATACAAGCAACCGAAGGACATCGTCTTCATCGCGCTCGAGGAGTTCCCGCGCAGCGCGTCGGGCAAGGTGCAGCGCCACGAGCTCGAGAAGCTGGAAAAGCTGGAGAAGCGGGAGAAGCGGCCATGA
- a CDS encoding citryl-CoA lyase, with translation MSERPVTTSIATHDAKDITIRGKSLCEDLIGKLTFTEMTYFHVVGRVPTKAEAAVLDACLVTLMEHGLTPSVLATRLVASSAPEALQSAVAAGLLAVGSVFVGTVEGAAALVARVAAGEDPARIAKEHRAAKRPLPGFGHPEHKPDDPRPPRIFAVLDAHGLPKKHVDALLALGRAVDAEYGKHITINATGAVAAALLDVGVPAEIMRGFAVLARCAGLVGHVLEEMRAPAMGAIWDAAEKAVPYAEP, from the coding sequence ATGAGCGAGAGACCGGTCACGACGAGCATCGCGACGCACGACGCGAAGGACATCACGATCCGCGGCAAGAGCTTGTGCGAGGACCTGATCGGCAAGCTGACGTTCACGGAGATGACGTACTTCCACGTCGTCGGGCGCGTTCCGACCAAGGCCGAGGCGGCCGTGCTCGACGCGTGTCTCGTCACGCTCATGGAGCACGGCCTCACCCCGAGCGTGCTCGCGACGCGGCTCGTGGCGTCGAGCGCGCCGGAGGCGCTGCAGTCCGCGGTCGCGGCGGGGCTCCTCGCGGTCGGCAGCGTGTTCGTCGGCACGGTCGAGGGCGCGGCGGCGCTCGTCGCGCGCGTCGCGGCGGGCGAGGACCCGGCTCGGATCGCGAAGGAGCACCGCGCGGCGAAGCGGCCGCTCCCGGGCTTCGGGCACCCCGAGCACAAGCCGGACGATCCGCGTCCGCCGCGCATCTTCGCCGTGCTCGACGCGCACGGGCTCCCGAAGAAGCACGTCGACGCGCTCCTCGCGCTCGGGCGCGCGGTCGACGCCGAGTACGGCAAGCACATCACGATCAACGCGACCGGCGCGGTCGCGGCCGCGCTCCTCGACGTCGGCGTCCCCGCCGAGATCATGCGCGGCTTCGCGGTGCTCGCGCGCTGCGCGGGCCTCGTCGGGCACGTGCTCGAGGAGATGCGCGCCCCCGCGATGGGCGCGATCTGGGACGCGGCGGAGAAGGCGGTCCCTTACGCGGAGCCTTAG
- a CDS encoding homogentisate 1,2-dioxygenase → MQQGTRFSVRRGAAKVVFGAGVSLDPRAELEALGAKKVLVVCTPGRAADAAALAKNLGALGATVYAKAREHVPRATVDDAHAAAEGADVLLALGGGSAIGLAKALALRGAARVVAIPTTYSGSEMTPVYGITEDGAKKTGRDERVRPVLVLYDPDRLASLPRPVAVASLWNAAAHAVEALWNDPSDRGTHALAEEALTLIVRALRGATSTSGTIGASGTIGEEALEGAYLAGLAFADAGAGIHHKLCHELGGAFGLPHARTHAVLLPHVVRYQRERAPAAMAALARVLGVVDPAAELTRLARATGAPTSLEELGLPRGAMEDPIVEAAWPKTPSPIKETSLRGPEDVRGRGGYGGAHESEALPGAIPETQNAPRLSPYGLVPELVNGMPFTVRNVENSRVWLYRVRASFDHGELVELPPGPFLSPLDRVEPNRTRWRPPPIPSAPARVDFVDGLATLGGAGDPTSGSGYLVHLYAANADMTDRAFSSADGDLLLAPQTGTLECRTELGWLRVPPGSIAVIPRGIRFAIGFAEGEGRGWMLEVFGRRLRLPERGLIGSNGLADARHFYAPVASYEDRACDFQIVTKLGGRLYAATQKHSAFDVVGWHGTHVPFSYDLSLFSPMGSVRFDHQDPSIFTVLTAPLDDHGRAICDFVVFPPRWDVLEHSFRPPFAHRNAASEINCVVKTPEPEHGYEPGVTFLSPLLTSHGVTTETYDETWSLAEADAEGPRRLSDDSVWIMFESALPFRLTEWARRTELVDRDFGKLFEGMRSRFDPAKR, encoded by the coding sequence TTGCAACAAGGGACGCGCTTCTCGGTCCGCCGCGGTGCGGCAAAGGTCGTCTTCGGGGCCGGCGTCTCGCTCGACCCTCGCGCCGAGCTCGAGGCCCTCGGCGCGAAGAAGGTCCTCGTCGTCTGCACGCCCGGCCGCGCCGCCGACGCGGCCGCGCTCGCGAAGAACCTCGGCGCGCTCGGCGCGACCGTCTACGCGAAGGCGCGCGAGCACGTGCCGCGCGCGACGGTCGACGACGCCCACGCGGCGGCGGAGGGCGCCGACGTCCTCCTCGCGCTCGGCGGCGGCTCCGCGATCGGCCTCGCGAAGGCGCTCGCCCTCCGCGGCGCCGCGCGCGTCGTCGCGATCCCGACGACGTACTCGGGCTCGGAGATGACCCCGGTCTACGGCATCACCGAGGACGGCGCGAAGAAGACCGGACGCGACGAGCGCGTGCGCCCCGTCCTCGTCCTCTACGATCCCGATCGCCTCGCGAGCCTCCCCCGCCCCGTCGCGGTCGCGAGCCTCTGGAACGCAGCGGCGCACGCGGTCGAGGCGCTGTGGAACGATCCCTCCGACCGCGGAACCCACGCCCTCGCCGAGGAGGCGCTCACCCTCATCGTCCGCGCTCTCCGCGGCGCGACCAGCACGAGCGGCACCATCGGCGCGAGCGGCACCATCGGCGAGGAGGCGCTCGAAGGGGCGTACCTCGCGGGGCTCGCGTTTGCGGATGCGGGGGCGGGCATCCATCACAAGCTGTGTCACGAGCTCGGCGGCGCCTTCGGGTTGCCGCATGCGCGGACGCATGCCGTGCTCCTTCCGCACGTCGTCCGCTACCAGCGCGAGCGCGCCCCTGCCGCGATGGCGGCCCTCGCGCGTGTGCTCGGCGTCGTCGACCCCGCCGCGGAGCTCACGCGGCTCGCGCGCGCGACCGGCGCGCCGACGAGCCTCGAGGAGCTCGGGCTCCCGCGCGGCGCGATGGAGGACCCGATCGTCGAGGCCGCGTGGCCCAAGACACCGAGCCCGATCAAGGAGACGAGCTTGCGCGGACCCGAGGACGTACGAGGCCGGGGCGGCTACGGCGGCGCGCACGAATCGGAGGCGCTCCCGGGCGCGATCCCGGAGACGCAGAACGCCCCGCGCCTCTCGCCGTATGGCCTCGTCCCCGAGCTCGTGAACGGGATGCCGTTCACCGTTCGCAACGTCGAGAACTCGCGCGTCTGGCTCTACCGCGTGCGCGCCTCGTTCGATCACGGCGAGCTCGTCGAGCTCCCGCCGGGCCCGTTCCTCTCCCCGCTCGATCGCGTGGAGCCGAACCGCACGCGCTGGCGCCCTCCGCCGATCCCGTCCGCGCCAGCGCGCGTGGACTTCGTCGACGGCCTCGCCACCCTGGGCGGCGCCGGCGATCCGACGTCGGGCTCGGGCTACCTCGTCCACCTCTACGCCGCGAACGCCGACATGACCGATCGCGCGTTCTCGTCCGCCGACGGCGATCTCCTCCTCGCGCCGCAGACCGGCACCCTCGAGTGCCGGACCGAGCTCGGGTGGCTCCGCGTGCCGCCGGGATCGATCGCGGTGATCCCGCGCGGGATCCGGTTCGCGATCGGCTTCGCCGAGGGCGAGGGGCGCGGCTGGATGCTCGAGGTCTTCGGCCGCCGGCTCCGGCTCCCGGAGCGCGGCCTCATCGGCTCGAACGGCCTCGCCGACGCGCGTCACTTCTACGCGCCGGTCGCCTCGTACGAAGATCGCGCGTGCGACTTCCAGATCGTGACGAAGCTCGGCGGGCGCCTCTACGCCGCGACGCAGAAGCACTCCGCCTTCGACGTCGTCGGGTGGCACGGCACGCACGTCCCGTTCTCGTACGATCTGTCGCTCTTCAGCCCGATGGGGTCCGTCCGGTTCGATCACCAGGACCCGTCGATCTTCACCGTCCTCACCGCGCCGCTCGACGATCACGGCCGCGCGATCTGCGACTTCGTCGTGTTCCCTCCGCGCTGGGACGTCCTCGAGCACAGCTTCCGCCCGCCGTTCGCGCACCGCAACGCCGCGAGCGAGATCAACTGCGTCGTGAAGACCCCGGAGCCGGAGCACGGCTACGAGCCGGGGGTGACCTTCCTCTCGCCGCTCCTCACGTCCCACGGCGTGACGACGGAGACCTACGACGAGACCTGGTCGCTCGCCGAAGCCGACGCGGAGGGCCCGCGCCGACTCTCGGACGACTCGGTGTGGATCATGTTCGAGTCCGCGCTCCCGTTCCGCCTCACGGAGTGGGCGCGGAGGACCGAGCTCGTCGATCGCGACTTCGGCAAGCTCTTCGAAGGCATGCGCTCGCGCTTCGATCCCGCGAAGCGCTGA
- a CDS encoding glutathione S-transferase family protein has product MKLHFHPVSTASRPVVLFCAEAGIKYEPVVVDLMTGAHVKPPFSTLNPNCQVPVLEDGDFVLTESSAILKYLADKIDSPAYPKDLKKRARVNEVMDWFNTGHYREFAYHLVYPQLFPHHKRPTDAGQAETLQWGKTQAETWMERLDKHVLGAKKFLCGDEITIADYFGAEILAAGDIIGVSYKKWPNVERWMSTMRALPGWKTTNEATDGFAASMKGKEFVTFA; this is encoded by the coding sequence ATGAAACTTCATTTCCATCCCGTGTCGACCGCGTCCCGTCCCGTCGTCCTCTTCTGCGCGGAGGCGGGCATCAAATACGAGCCCGTCGTCGTGGACCTCATGACCGGCGCACACGTGAAACCGCCGTTTTCCACGTTGAACCCGAACTGCCAGGTGCCCGTCCTCGAGGACGGCGACTTCGTGCTCACGGAGTCCTCGGCGATCCTGAAGTACCTCGCCGACAAGATCGACTCGCCCGCCTACCCGAAGGACCTCAAGAAGCGCGCGCGCGTGAACGAGGTGATGGACTGGTTCAACACCGGCCACTACCGCGAGTTCGCCTACCACCTCGTGTACCCGCAGCTCTTCCCGCACCACAAGCGCCCGACCGACGCGGGCCAGGCGGAGACGCTCCAGTGGGGCAAGACGCAGGCGGAGACGTGGATGGAGCGCCTCGACAAACACGTCCTCGGCGCGAAGAAGTTCCTCTGCGGCGACGAGATCACGATCGCGGACTACTTCGGCGCGGAGATCCTCGCCGCCGGCGACATCATCGGCGTGAGCTACAAGAAGTGGCCGAACGTCGAGCGCTGGATGAGCACCATGCGCGCGCTCCCGGGCTGGAAGACGACGAACGAGGCGACGGACGGCTTCGCCGCGTCGATGAAGGGCAAGGAGTTCGTCACCTTCGCGTGA
- a CDS encoding sigma-70 family RNA polymerase sigma factor yields MTAFPETIPTWLRNPAIMAGYFRDPAQTAAAIDDEGWLHTGDVVREEDGVFTFVSRKKDMLRRRGENIAAAEIEDVLAAYPGVVEAAVVGVPSELGEDDIVAYLVLAPGTPHDEAALVAPTRTMGASGREQRGERVEARGAGVPLVLLAADERDDGGERADAVPRGDRGVGVGVDREDLHAGALPRGELLDDRFEHAAGAAPRRPEVEEDRDRGPEDLTLEGLCRDERDLAHAETGRERAASFMKARCKIGGAWHLCLVRAMEPLDALTDFIRAHRGDVVSAARREGLSAEDAVECAQEAFATHLQLLHRGDAPVRAAEWLPYVTTIARNTARNRRRRHHVARPHEAEHDTASEAASPEDLVAAAEEHVRLHACVERLCGTQRSVVMLRLLEERAGEDVAAELGITRGYVDVLLHRAKASLRECLTE; encoded by the coding sequence GTGACCGCGTTCCCGGAGACGATCCCTACGTGGCTCCGGAACCCCGCGATCATGGCGGGCTACTTCCGCGATCCCGCGCAGACCGCGGCCGCGATCGACGACGAAGGCTGGCTCCACACCGGCGACGTCGTCCGTGAAGAAGACGGCGTCTTCACGTTCGTCTCGCGGAAGAAGGACATGCTCCGCCGCCGCGGCGAGAACATCGCGGCGGCGGAGATCGAGGACGTGCTCGCGGCGTACCCCGGCGTCGTCGAGGCCGCCGTCGTCGGCGTGCCGTCGGAGCTCGGCGAGGACGACATCGTCGCCTACCTCGTGCTCGCGCCGGGCACGCCGCACGACGAGGCCGCCCTCGTCGCTCCCACCCGTACGATGGGAGCGTCAGGTCGGGAGCAGCGCGGCGAGCGTGTCGAGGCTCGCGGTGCCGGTGTGCCGCTTGTGCTCCTCGCCGCCGACGAACGTGATGACGGTGGGGAGCGCGCGGACGCGGTACCTCGAGGCGATCGCGGCGTCGGCGTCGGCGTCGATCGCGAGGACCTTCACGCGGGCGCCCTCCCGCGCGGCGAGCTTCTCGACGATCGGTTCGAGCACGCGGCAGGGGCCGCACCACGCCGCCCCGAAGTCGAGGAGGACAGGGACCGGGGACCGGAGGACCTCACGCTCGAAGGACTCTGCCGTGACGAAAGGGATCTTGCTCATGCCGAGACAGGTCGCGAGCGAGCGGCATCTTTCATGAAAGCGCGCTGTAAGATCGGAGGAGCCTGGCACCTCTGCCTCGTGCGAGCCATGGAACCCCTCGACGCCCTGACCGATTTCATCCGTGCGCATCGCGGCGACGTCGTCTCCGCCGCCCGGCGCGAGGGGCTCTCCGCCGAGGACGCGGTCGAGTGCGCGCAAGAGGCCTTCGCGACCCACCTCCAGCTCCTCCATCGCGGCGACGCGCCGGTCCGGGCGGCGGAGTGGCTCCCGTACGTCACCACCATCGCGCGGAACACGGCGCGGAACCGCCGCCGCCGCCACCACGTCGCGCGACCGCACGAGGCCGAGCACGACACGGCGTCGGAGGCAGCCTCGCCGGAGGACCTCGTCGCCGCGGCCGAGGAGCACGTCCGCCTCCACGCGTGCGTCGAGCGCCTGTGCGGGACGCAGCGCTCGGTCGTGATGCTGCGCCTCCTCGAGGAGCGCGCGGGCGAAGACGTCGCGGCGGAGCTCGGCATCACCCGCGGCTACGTCGACGTGCTCCTGCACCGCGCGAAGGCCTCGCTCCGCGAGTGCCTGACGGAGTGA